The Streptomyces sp. HUAS CB01 genome has a segment encoding these proteins:
- the ngcE gene encoding N-acetylglucosamine/diacetylchitobiose ABC transporter substrate-binding protein — protein MGSTSGHSNSGLGRRDLIKRSAALGLVTIPTMSFLSACASGDGGAGGSKVEKGKVTKTNPLGVNETAALEVVIFDGGFGQQYAIDAEKKYNAAFPKAPKVKHKATQKIQSELQPRFNGGTPPDLIDNSGAEQMDMGVLVGKKQLADLTPLLDAPSVDDPNKKVRDTLRPGIVEMGQFDGAPVWILYYAYTVYGVWYSQTALDRLDAQYPETWDEMLALCEKAKKQGIAGWTYAGKHPYYLPFSLYPFIAKIGGVEVLDAIDNLEPNAWKHPAVKAAFEAYYELYKKGYILKGTPGLDHIQSQTAWTKGKALFIPNGSWVENEAASTMPKDFNLAVAAPSGLDASDKMPFGTIWASGGEPFIVPAKAKNVEGGMEQLRIMLSEESSKNFTTQVKSLTAFNGGTDGIELTPGLKSGVAALEKAGTNVVNPRLQDWYVKLQKEQIGVAGLGEMMAGRLTPAEAISKIQGFADKAAQDSSVKKYKHQ, from the coding sequence ATGGGATCCACCTCCGGCCACTCGAACAGCGGTCTCGGCCGCCGCGACCTGATCAAGCGGTCCGCGGCGCTCGGCCTGGTCACCATTCCCACGATGAGCTTCCTGTCCGCCTGCGCGAGCGGTGACGGCGGCGCCGGCGGCTCCAAGGTCGAGAAGGGCAAGGTCACCAAGACCAACCCGCTCGGCGTCAACGAGACCGCTGCCCTCGAAGTCGTCATCTTCGACGGTGGATTCGGGCAGCAGTACGCGATCGACGCGGAGAAGAAGTACAACGCGGCCTTCCCGAAGGCGCCCAAGGTCAAGCACAAGGCCACCCAGAAGATCCAGTCCGAGCTCCAGCCCCGCTTCAACGGCGGCACCCCGCCGGACCTCATCGACAACTCCGGCGCCGAGCAGATGGACATGGGCGTCCTGGTCGGCAAGAAGCAGCTCGCCGACCTCACCCCGCTGCTGGACGCGCCCTCCGTCGACGACCCGAACAAGAAGGTCCGCGACACCCTGCGCCCCGGCATCGTCGAGATGGGCCAGTTCGACGGCGCGCCCGTCTGGATCCTCTACTACGCCTACACGGTCTACGGCGTCTGGTACTCGCAGACCGCGCTCGACCGGCTCGACGCGCAGTACCCCGAGACCTGGGACGAGATGCTCGCCCTGTGCGAGAAGGCGAAGAAGCAGGGCATCGCGGGCTGGACGTACGCCGGCAAGCACCCCTACTACCTCCCGTTCTCGCTCTACCCCTTCATCGCCAAGATCGGCGGAGTCGAGGTCCTCGACGCCATCGACAACCTGGAGCCCAACGCCTGGAAGCACCCGGCCGTCAAGGCCGCGTTCGAGGCGTACTACGAGCTCTACAAGAAGGGCTACATCCTCAAGGGCACCCCGGGCCTGGACCACATCCAGTCCCAGACCGCCTGGACCAAGGGCAAGGCGCTGTTCATCCCCAACGGCTCCTGGGTGGAGAACGAGGCGGCCAGCACGATGCCCAAGGACTTCAACCTCGCCGTCGCCGCGCCGTCCGGCCTCGACGCCTCGGACAAGATGCCCTTCGGCACCATCTGGGCCTCCGGCGGCGAGCCCTTCATCGTCCCGGCGAAGGCGAAGAACGTCGAGGGCGGCATGGAGCAGCTGCGCATCATGCTCAGCGAGGAGTCCTCGAAGAACTTCACCACCCAGGTCAAGTCGCTGACCGCGTTCAACGGCGGCACCGACGGCATCGAGCTGACGCCCGGTCTGAAGTCCGGCGTCGCCGCGCTGGAGAAGGCCGGCACGAACGTCGTCAACCCGCGTCTGCAGGACTGGTACGTCAAGCTCCAGAAGGAGCAGATCGGCGTGGCCGGTCTGGGCGAGATGATGGCCGGACGGCTCACCCCGGCCGAGGCCATCAGCAAGATCCAGGGCTTCGCCGACAAGGCCGCCCAGGACTCGTCCGTCAAGAAGTACAAGCACCAGTGA
- a CDS encoding carbohydrate ABC transporter permease: MQHGKYRFIVGFLAAPLALYAVFVIWPFVQSIYYSFTDWTGLSPDFSMVGLDNYARLWDDDVFWKSLQHSLLFALLLPVVTIGLALFFAFMINVGGRHRKGAAVSGVRGSSFYKIAYFFPQVLSIAIVALLFQFAYNPESGAINSALKAVGLGDVQPLWLGDPDLALWCVMAVLVWSTVGFFVVLFSAGMASIPKDFYEAALLDGASRVTTFFRITLPLLWDTIQSGWVYMGILALGAESFAVVQIMTTGPGGPDYSTTVMVLYVYQSAFRDGAAAYATTIGVALLVVTLAFAAVVMKLGRRERLEY, translated from the coding sequence ATGCAGCACGGCAAGTACCGGTTCATCGTGGGGTTCCTCGCGGCGCCCCTGGCGCTCTACGCGGTCTTCGTCATCTGGCCGTTCGTCCAGTCCATCTACTACTCGTTCACGGACTGGACCGGTCTGAGCCCGGACTTCTCCATGGTCGGCCTCGACAACTACGCCCGGCTGTGGGACGACGACGTCTTCTGGAAGTCGCTCCAGCACAGCCTGCTGTTCGCGCTGCTGCTGCCGGTGGTGACGATCGGCCTCGCCCTGTTCTTCGCCTTCATGATCAATGTCGGCGGGCGGCACCGCAAGGGGGCCGCGGTCTCCGGTGTCCGGGGCTCGTCGTTCTACAAGATCGCCTACTTCTTCCCGCAGGTGCTCTCGATCGCGATCGTCGCCCTGCTCTTCCAGTTCGCGTACAACCCGGAGAGCGGCGCGATCAACTCCGCCCTCAAGGCGGTCGGGCTCGGCGACGTCCAGCCGCTGTGGCTCGGCGACCCCGACCTCGCCCTGTGGTGTGTGATGGCGGTCCTCGTCTGGTCGACGGTCGGCTTCTTCGTCGTCCTCTTCTCCGCGGGCATGGCGTCCATCCCGAAGGACTTCTACGAGGCGGCGCTCCTGGACGGCGCGAGCCGGGTCACCACCTTCTTCCGGATCACGCTGCCGCTGCTGTGGGACACGATCCAGTCCGGCTGGGTCTACATGGGCATCCTCGCGCTCGGCGCCGAGTCCTTCGCGGTGGTGCAGATCATGACGACGGGGCCGGGCGGTCCCGACTACTCGACCACGGTGATGGTGCTGTACGTGTACCAGTCGGCGTTCCGCGACGGTGCGGCGGCCTACGCGACCACGATCGGCGTCGCCCTGCTGGTCGTCACGCTGGCCTTCGCGGCCGTCGTGATGAAGCTGGGCCGGCGCGAGCGCCTGGAGTACTGA